One Diospyros lotus cultivar Yz01 chromosome 1, ASM1463336v1, whole genome shotgun sequence genomic window carries:
- the LOC127793840 gene encoding uncharacterized protein LOC127793840, whose translation MDARRGRGRGRPSARGRGHLVPTPEVQATGAGEQRQPGPPDMQETLAGILRAVDVLAASQLRQERRHDDRTATAQASHSGTSGTGDGSGATVLRDFMALRPPEFSGGADATVAEDWLLAVEKHLRSIDCAEAHRVRLGTFLLRGDAERWWETTRQRYGDGGPSWAQFVEAFNETYVPAWIREQKVFEFIKLQQGSKTVTH comes from the exons ATGGACGCACGACGTgggcgaggtcgtggtagaccgtCGGCACGAGGTAGAGGACATCTTGTCCCTACTCCGGAGGTTCAGGCTACAGGTGCGGGAGAGCAGAGACAGCCAGGGCCACCAGATATGCAGGAGACATTAGCGGGTATTTTACGAGCTGTAGATGTACTGGCAGCATCTCAGTTGCGACAGGAGCGCAGACATGATGAtaggaccgctacggcccaGGCGTCGCATTCAGGTACGTCGGGAACAGGGGACGGTTCAGGTGCTACAGTGCTTAGAGATTTTATGGCCCTGCgaccaccagagtttagtggaggcgctGATGCGACAGTGGCTGAGGATTGGTTACTAGCGGTGGAGAAGCATTTGAGATCCATAGACTGTGCAGAGGCCCACAGAGTTCGGCTGGGGACTTTCTTGTTACGAGGTGACGCCGAGcggtggtgggagaccaccagacagaGATATGGCGATGGAGGTCCGTCATGGGCACAGTTCGTCGAGGCGTTCAATGAGACCTATGTACCAGCTTGGatcagagagcagaaggtgtttGAGTTCATTAAGTTACAGCAGGGCAGTAAGACAGTTACGCA ttag
- the LOC127790013 gene encoding probable glutathione S-transferase codes for MAEEMKLLGAWFSPVVYRVIWVLKLKGIEYEYVEEDLGNKSPLLLQSNPVHKKVPVLIHNGNAISESVIIVRYLDEIFTNYPILPQDPYQRAMAAFWAMFVDEKITPFIGKLLFGSEEEQAAGARGAEEAFQTLDGELKKKGGGFFGGESIGLADITLGYVSIWLDVIEEVGSIKVFDSLKYTWLANWMRDFTDLPVVRDNQPNKDELTAHLRRLRQIGRAAAFKN; via the exons ATGGCGGAAGAGATGAAGCTTCTGGGAGCGTGGTTCAGCCCAGTGGTGTACAGAGTGATATGGGTTCTGAAGCTGAAGGGCATAGAGTACGAGTACGTTGAAGAAGATCTGGGCAACAAGAgccctcttcttctccaatcGAATCCGGTTCACAAGAAAGTCCCGGTTCTCATCCACAATGGAAACGCCATATCTGAGTCCGTCATCATCGTCCGATACCTCGATGAGATCTTCACGAACTACCCTATATTGCCTCAGGATCCTTACCAGAGAGCCATGGCTGCTTTCTGGGCTATGTTCGTTGACGAAAAG ATCACTCCGTTCATCGGGAAATTGCTGTTTGGGTCGGAGGAAGAGCAAGCTGCCGGAGCCAGAGGGGCAGAAGAGGCATTTCAGACGCTGGATGGAGAGCTGAAGAAGAAGGGCGGCGGCTTCTTCGGCGGAGAGTCGATTGGGCTGGCGGACATAACGCTGGGCTACGTCTCCATCTGGTTGGACGTCATCGAAGAAGTCGGCAGCATTAAAGTCTTTGATTCCTTAAAATACACTTGGCTGGCCAACTGGATGCGTGACTTCACGGACTTGCCGGTCGTCCGAGACAACCAACCCAACAAAGACGAGTTGACCGCTCATCTCCGCCGGCTCCGTCAAATTGGACGTGCAGCCGCGTTTAAAAATTAA
- the LOC127809485 gene encoding heavy metal-associated isoprenylated plant protein 36-like produces the protein MAAPSVPPIAKTWVLKVSIHCEGCKRKVQKVLQTVAGVSTINIETKLQKVTVTGNVEAGTLIQKLIESGKHAELWPEPAEKKEKKPSKPKKKEKQIDPGKSAQEGGHGGADVNEQELKGEPAQLDPAKTDQTSKSPSKPSEDGNGSAAKRSDGGPVAKSKSEEKKPGACPPGNSAAAPATNGGAGNNNSGDEGKKENMEGQKREIKGESSSAVPPGTARSDNHDGGPPPANLSHPRHQEHHDFPPPYQGPPPTYAVNLSYNTSHPAGSSTTSYFSPPQMQSYGYMYPQGPEIRYPPSGLESYGYMYSQGPEIRYPPSDLESYGYMYPQGPEIRSPPLDSFEMFSDENPNGCAIM, from the exons atgGCAGCACCATCAGTACCGCCGATTGCCAAG ACTTGGGTCTTGAAAGTCTCCATTCACTGCGAAGGCTGCAAAAGGAAAGTCCAGAAAGTGCTTCAAACAGTTGCAG GAGTTTCTACTATAAATATCGAGACCAAGCTGCAAAAAGTCACAGTAACCGGCAACGTAGAAGCGGGTACTCTGATCCAGAAACTGATCGAGTCCGGTAAACATGCCGAGTTATGGCCGGAACCGGctgagaagaaagagaagaagccaAGCAaaccgaagaagaaagagaagcagATCGATCCAGGAAAATCCGCTCAAGAAGGTGGGCATGGCGGCGCCGACGTAAACGAACAAGAGCTGAAAGGAGAACCAGCCCAATTAGACCCCGCCAAAACTGACCAAACCAGTAAAAGCCCGTCTAAACCAAGCGAAGATGGCAACGGTAGCGCCGCGAAACGTTCTGACGGCGGACCAGTGGCGAAGTCGAAGTCCGAGGAGAAGAAACCGGGGGCGTGTCCTCCGGGTAACTCCGCCGCGGCGCCGGCGACTAATGGCGGTGCAGGGAATAATAATAGTGGGGATGAAGGTAAAAAGGAGAACATGGAAGGGCAAAAGAGGGAAATTAAGGGCGAATCATCAAGTGCGGTGCCACCTGGAACTGCAAGATCGGATAATCATGACGGTGGACCACCGCCAGCTAATCTCAGCCATCCACGTCATCAGGAGCATCATGATTTCCCTCCTCCTTACCAGGGTCCTCCACCTACTTACGCCGTAAATTTAAGTTACAATACATCTCATCCCGCTGGTAGCAGTACGACGTCGTACTTCTCCCCGCCGCAGATGCAGTCGTACGGTTATATGTATCCACAGGGCCCGGAAATACGGTATCCGCCGTCGGGTTTGGAGTCGTACGGTTATATGTATTCACAGGGCCCGGAAATACGGTATCCGCCGTCGGATTTGGAGTCGTACGGTTATATGTATCCACAGGGCCCGGAAATACGATCCCCGCCGTTGGATTCGTTCGAGATGTTTAGTGATGAGAACCCTAATGGGTGCGCTATTATGTGA